In Leptospira congkakensis, one DNA window encodes the following:
- a CDS encoding ABC transporter transmembrane domain-containing protein — translation MQTPDRAKSKNLRVLSKTFSYLKPYRFQMTLSSLALLFTAGVTLGLGQGLRHLVDAGFSARSKQELGYSLAFIILVGIFLAIGTYIRHYAVSWIGERVASDIRRDVFKHIIFIHPSFFELNSPGEIQSRITTDTTLIQTVIGSSASIALRNILMFVGGIIFLFITNAKLTMIVLLSVPFIVFPILFYGKKVRNLSRTTQDKIASIGTYVSESLLNIKILQSFHHQEEDIEKFSHTVEAAFDVAVARIKQRALLIAAVILFILTGISVMLWIGGTDVLEGKITGGELIAFSFYAIMVANSVGAVSEVLGDLQRAAGATERLMELLLSESEIKDPKFPKPIADVLLPTEGNGSLSLNGSSKQKGLKINLNHLDFSYPSRPEHKAIREIHLEIPANKTTALVGPSGGGKSTLFELILRFYDPTAGKILIEGVDLKELALKDLRSLIGFVPQQPILFSGTLRENIAYGKPNASFEEIEKAAASAYVTEFLNQLPNGYDTNLGHLGTRLSGGQKQRIAIARAILRNPRILLLDEATSALDSESEQMIQRALDFLVKERTTIMIAHRLSTVVKSDQIVVIKEGEIESVGTHDELIRKSELYERLAKLQFHTELL, via the coding sequence TTGCAAACACCTGACCGCGCTAAGTCAAAAAATCTCCGTGTCCTCTCTAAAACCTTTTCTTATTTAAAACCATACAGATTCCAAATGACCCTTTCTTCACTAGCTCTGCTTTTTACAGCCGGAGTGACTTTGGGGCTCGGACAGGGACTACGCCATTTGGTCGATGCAGGATTTTCTGCTAGATCCAAACAAGAATTAGGTTATTCACTTGCCTTTATCATTTTAGTCGGAATCTTCCTTGCGATTGGAACTTACATTCGGCATTACGCAGTTTCTTGGATCGGCGAACGAGTGGCCTCAGACATTCGACGCGATGTATTCAAACATATCATCTTCATCCATCCCAGTTTTTTTGAACTCAATTCTCCTGGCGAAATCCAATCGCGAATCACAACAGACACAACACTCATCCAAACGGTAATCGGGTCATCCGCGTCCATTGCCCTTCGGAATATTTTGATGTTTGTCGGTGGAATTATTTTTCTTTTTATCACCAATGCAAAACTCACAATGATTGTCCTACTCAGTGTTCCATTTATTGTATTCCCAATTTTATTCTATGGAAAAAAAGTAAGGAATTTATCCCGCACCACTCAGGACAAAATTGCAAGCATTGGAACTTACGTCAGTGAATCCCTTCTCAATATAAAAATATTACAATCCTTTCACCACCAAGAAGAAGACATTGAAAAGTTTTCACACACTGTTGAAGCAGCCTTTGATGTGGCTGTTGCTCGCATCAAACAAAGAGCTCTTCTCATTGCGGCAGTCATTCTTTTCATCCTTACGGGAATCAGTGTGATGTTATGGATTGGTGGAACTGATGTACTCGAAGGAAAAATTACCGGTGGGGAACTCATCGCATTTTCTTTTTACGCGATCATGGTTGCCAATAGTGTTGGTGCCGTTTCTGAAGTTCTCGGCGATTTACAAAGAGCAGCCGGTGCTACTGAACGATTGATGGAACTTCTTTTGTCGGAATCAGAAATCAAAGATCCAAAGTTTCCAAAACCAATCGCAGACGTACTACTTCCAACGGAAGGGAATGGATCTTTATCTCTCAACGGTTCTTCCAAACAGAAGGGATTGAAAATCAATTTGAATCATTTGGATTTTTCGTATCCATCTCGTCCGGAACACAAAGCCATCCGAGAAATTCATTTAGAAATTCCTGCCAACAAAACTACGGCTCTTGTTGGTCCCTCCGGTGGTGGCAAGAGTACACTCTTTGAACTCATCCTCAGATTCTATGATCCAACTGCAGGAAAAATTCTTATCGAAGGTGTCGACCTTAAAGAATTGGCATTAAAAGATTTAAGATCTCTCATTGGCTTTGTTCCGCAACAACCCATTCTCTTTAGTGGAACTTTGCGAGAGAACATTGCTTATGGAAAACCAAATGCAAGTTTTGAAGAAATCGAGAAGGCTGCGGCCAGTGCTTATGTTACCGAATTTTTAAACCAACTTCCGAATGGGTATGATACCAACTTGGGACATTTAGGAACAAGACTTTCCGGTGGACAAAAACAAAGGATCGCAATTGCAAGAGCCATCCTTCGAAACCCAAGAATTCTTTTATTGGATGAAGCCACTTCTGCACTTGATTCAGAATCAGAACAAATGATACAGCGGGCTTTGGATTTTTTAGTGAAAGAGAGAACTACCATTATGATTGCTCACAGACT
- a CDS encoding YaaR family protein, which produces MIIQNNNPKSVSTQAKKGSKEKLSGSFTPVDESKQSFLEILESIVPAGKEETRELNELWKDLPDLEKELIKDPNHRNLESYKKHIKQIAELILKKNYKVMQAPQRGRNDQKDVRYVKVVDEKLDLLAKTMFSPNNSAFVILKQLDEIRGLLIDLKG; this is translated from the coding sequence ATGATCATTCAAAACAACAACCCTAAGTCGGTCTCCACTCAGGCGAAAAAAGGATCCAAAGAAAAACTCTCAGGTTCATTTACGCCAGTGGATGAATCCAAACAAAGTTTTTTAGAAATTTTAGAATCCATCGTTCCTGCCGGAAAAGAGGAAACCAGAGAGCTAAACGAACTCTGGAAAGATTTACCTGATTTGGAAAAGGAACTCATCAAAGATCCTAACCACAGAAATTTAGAATCCTACAAAAAACATATCAAACAAATCGCAGAACTCATTCTTAAAAAAAATTACAAGGTCATGCAAGCGCCGCAACGCGGACGAAATGACCAAAAAGACGTACGTTATGTAAAGGTTGTGGATGAAAAATTGGATCTACTCGCCAAAACAATGTTTTCCCCCAACAACAGTGCGTTCGTGATTTTGAAACAATTAGATGAAATTAGGGGTCTATTGATTGATCTAAAAGGATAA